From Haemorhous mexicanus isolate bHaeMex1 chromosome 2, bHaeMex1.pri, whole genome shotgun sequence, the proteins below share one genomic window:
- the DIPK2B gene encoding divergent protein kinase domain 2B translates to MGRWICCLCSRVADPLMLLLVLALGCNPSTAAAAAAASPSVPHVKPSYSFGRTFLGLDKCNACIGTSICKKFFKEEIRFDTWLSSHLKLPPSSLLSYSGNYTDDAKSWRLVDITRLTSKYQHDRADKRICTSLLRTKSCSLERALRRTQRFQKWLRAKRLTPDLVQGLPSPLLRCPSQRLLDRIVRRYAEVPDAGSIYMDHLTDRDKLRLLYTLAVNSHPILLQIFPDVEGWPFPRYLGSCGRLLVSASTRPLRDFFGAAPEVAADLALQLLAVLRSMATNDLNYFFYFTHVDAGTFGVFSNGHLFIRDASTLGIIDKEEGSQLIDGQQEYKDIFSCLTVDCQSAFVSCDSIRDKHSLVLVCQDLLPKLLSGKFLPPVQESIDAFLRRCARGLGDGGGASEAMAELAGILKPLRSCDSRFAYRYPDCRYSDKY, encoded by the exons ATGGGGCGCTGGATATGCTGCCTTTGCTCCAGAGTTGCAGATCCATTGATGCTGCTCCTGGTTTTGGCTCTGGGCTGTAAcccttccacagcagcagcagcagcagcagcttctccatctGTGCCCCACGTCAAACCCAGCTACAGTTTTGGCCGGACTTTCCTGGGACTTGATAAATGCAACGCCTGCATTGGGACATCCATATGCAAGAAGTTCTTTAAAGAGGAGATAAG GTTTGACACCTGGCTTTCTTCTCATTTAAAGctgccccccagctccctgctcagctaCTCGGGCAACTACACGGACGATGCCAAGAGCTGGCGGCTGGTGGACATCACCCGCCTGACCTCCAAGTACCAGCACGACCGGGCGGACAAGCGCATctgcacctccctgctcaggaccaagagctgcagcctggagcgCGCCCTGCGCCGCACCCAGCGCTTCCAGAAGTGGCTGCGGGCCAAGCGCCTCACACCCGACCTGGTGCAG ggcctgcccagccCCCTGCTGCGCTGCCCGTCCCAGCGGCTCCTGGACAGGATCGTGCGGCGCTACGCCGAGGTGCCGGACGCCGGCAGCATCTACATGGATCACCTCACTGACAGGGACAAGCTGCGCCTGCTCTACACCCTGGCAGTGAACTCCCACCCCATCCTCCTACAG ATCTTCCCTGACGTGGAGGGCTGGCCTTTCCCGCGGTACCTGGGCTCCTGCGGGCGCCTGCTGGTCAGCGCCAGCACCCGGCCCCTGCGCGACTTCTTCGGCGCGGCGCCCGAGGTGGCCGCGGacctggccctgcagctcctggccgtGCTGCGCTCCATGGCCACCAACGACCTCAACTACTTCTTCTACTTCACCCACGTGGACGCTGGCACCTTCGGCGTGTTCAGCAACGGGCATCTGTTCATCCGGGATGCCAGCACGCTGGGCATCATCGACAAGGAGGAAG GGAGCCAGCTGATCGATGGCCAACAGGAGTATAAAGACATCTTCAGCTGCCTGACTGTGGACTGCCAGTCTGCGTTTGTGTCCTGCGACTCCATCAGGGACAAGCACAGCCTTGTCCTGGTGTGTCAAGACCTCCTTCCGAAGCTGCTGTCGGGGAAGTTCCTGCCCCCCGTGCAGGAGAGCATCGACGCCTTCCTGCGGCGCTGCGCCCGCGGCCTCGGCGACGGTGGCGGTGCCAGCGAGGCCATGGCGGAGCTGGCAGGGATCCTGAAACCTCTGCGCTCCTGCGACTCCCGCTTCGCCTACCGCTACCCTGACTGCAGATACAGTGACAAATACTGa